From Microaerobacter geothermalis, a single genomic window includes:
- the rpsI gene encoding 30S ribosomal protein S9 codes for MAQVQYYGTGRRKKSVARVRLVPGTGRILINKRDMDDFFGLETLKLIVKQPLVLTETLNNYDVLVNVKGGGFTGQAGAIRHGIARALLKVNSEFRGPLKRAGFLTRDPRMKERKKYGLKAARRAPQFSKR; via the coding sequence GTGGCACAGGTGCAATATTACGGTACTGGTCGTCGTAAAAAATCCGTAGCTCGGGTTCGCCTTGTTCCAGGAACAGGTCGCATTTTAATCAATAAGAGAGATATGGATGATTTCTTTGGGCTTGAAACATTAAAGCTCATCGTAAAGCAACCTTTAGTTTTGACAGAAACATTAAATAACTATGATGTTTTGGTAAATGTAAAAGGCGGAGGATTTACCGGTCAAGCGGGAGCCATTCGTCATGGAATCGCCAGAGCCCTCTTAAAGGTCAACTCTGAATTCCGTGGCCCCCTTAAGCGTGCCGGCTTCCTAACGCGTGACCCAAGAATGAAAGAACGTAAGAAATACGGTCTTAAAGCAGCGCGCCGCGCACCACAATTCTCCAAACGTTAA